Proteins found in one Triticum urartu cultivar G1812 chromosome 4, Tu2.1, whole genome shotgun sequence genomic segment:
- the LOC125552111 gene encoding ankyrin repeat-containing protein At5g02620 isoform X1: protein MDPARAAQAATRRKKMTKQLTGKRDDTALHGAARAGLLVAVQETLSGASPEELRALLSKQNTAGETPLFVAAEYGYVALVNEMVKYHDVATAGIKARSGYDALHIAAKQGDVEVVKELLQALPELAMTVDASNTTALNTAATQGHMEVVRLLLEVDGTLALIARSNGKTALHSAARNGHVQVVRALLEAEPSIALRVDKKGQTALHMAAKGTNLDLVDALLAADPSLLNLPDNKGNTALHIASRKARHQIIKRLLELPDTNLKAINRAAETPLDTAEKMGNGEVAGVLTEHGVQSARALSPTSGGNPARELKQQVSDIKHEVHSQLEQTRQTRVRMQGIQKRINKLHEEGLNNAINSTTVVAVLIATVAFAAIFTVPGEYVDAASLGPGQELGEANIAHQTPFIIFFVFDSVALFISLAVVVVQTSVVVIERKAKKQMMAVINKLMWVACVLISVAFLALSFVVVGRAEQWLAVAVTIMGATILVTTIGTMLYWVIAHRLEAKRMRNIKRSSMSRSRSHSGSGLSEHEWVDEDFKKMYAI, encoded by the exons ATGGACCCGGCCAGGGCGGCGCAGGCGGCGACGCGCCGCAAGAAGATGACCAAGCAGCTCACCGGGAAGCGGGACGACACGGCGCTGCACGGGGCGGCGCGCGCCGGGCTGCTCGTCGCCGTGCAGGAGACGCTGTCCGGCGCGTCGCCCGAGGAGCTGCGCGCGCTGCTGTCCAAGCAGAACACGGCCGGGGAGACGCCGCTGTTCGTCGCCGCCGAGTACGGCTACGTGGCCCTGGTCAACGAGATGGTCAAGTACCACGACGTCGCCACCGCCGGCATCAAGGCCCGCAGCGGCTACGACGCCCTCCACATTGCCGCCAAGCAGGGGGATGTAG AGGTGGTGAAGGAGCTGCTGCAGGCGCTGCCGGAGCTGGCCATGACGGTGGACGCGTCCAACACGACGGCGCTCAACACCGCGGCGACGCAGGGCCACATGGAGGTGGTGCGGCTGCTGCTGGAGGTGGACGGGACCCTGGCGCTGATCGCGCGGAGCAACGGCAAGACGGCGCTGCACTCGGCGGCGAGGAACGGGCACGTGCAGGTGGTGCGCGCGCTGCTGGAGGCGGAGCCCAGCATCGCGCTCCGGGTGGACAAGAAGGGGCAGACGGCGCTGCACATGGCCGCCAAGGGCACCAACCTCGACCTCGTGGACgcgctcctcgccgccgacccctCGCTGCTCAACCTCCCGGACAACAAGGGCAACACCGCGCTGCACATCGCCTCCCGCAAGGCGCGGCACCAGATCATCAAGCGTCTGCTCGAGCTGCCGGACACGAACCTCAAGGCGATCAACCGGGCCGCCGAGACGCCGCTGGACACGGCGGAGAAGATGGGCAACGGCGAGGTGGCCGGCGTGCTGACGGAGCACGGCGTGCAGTCGGCCCGCGCCCTGAGCCCCACGAGCGGCGGCAACCCGGCGCGCGAGCTGAAGCAGCAGGTGAGCGACATCAAGCACGAGGTGCACTCGCAGCTGGAGCAGACGCGGCAGACGCGGGTGCGGATGCAGGGGATCCAGAAGCGCATCAACAAGCTCCACGAGGAAGGGCTGAACAACGCCATCAACTCCACCACGGTGGTGGCTGTGCTGATCGCGACGGTGGCGTTCGCGGCCATCTTCACGGTGCCCGGCGAGTACGTGGACGCGGCCAGCCTGGGGCCGGGGCAGGAGCTGGGCGAGGCCAACATCGCCCACCAGACCCCCTTCATCATCTTCTTCGTGTTCGACTCGGTGGCGCTCTTCATCTCgctggcggtggtggtggtgcaGACGTCGGTGGTGGTGATCGAGCGGAAGGCCAAGAAGCAGATGATGGCGGTGATCAACAAGCTCATGTGGGTGGCCTGCGTGCTCATCAGCGTCGCCTTCCTGGCGCTGTCGTTCGTCGTCGTCGGGCGCGCGGAGCAGTGGCTGGCCGTCGCGGTCACCATCATGGGCGCCACCATCCTGGTCACCACCATCGGCACCATGCTCTACTGGGTCATCGCGCACCGGCTCGAGGCCAAGCGCATGCGCAACATCAAGCGCTCCTCGATGAGCCGCTCGCGCTCACACTCGGGGTCTGGGCTGTCGGAGCACGAGTGGGTCGACGAGGACTTCAAGAAAATGTACGCCATCTGA
- the LOC125552111 gene encoding ankyrin repeat-containing protein At5g02620 isoform X2, translating into MTVDASNTTALNTAATQGHMEVVRLLLEVDGTLALIARSNGKTALHSAARNGHVQVVRALLEAEPSIALRVDKKGQTALHMAAKGTNLDLVDALLAADPSLLNLPDNKGNTALHIASRKARHQIIKRLLELPDTNLKAINRAAETPLDTAEKMGNGEVAGVLTEHGVQSARALSPTSGGNPARELKQQVSDIKHEVHSQLEQTRQTRVRMQGIQKRINKLHEEGLNNAINSTTVVAVLIATVAFAAIFTVPGEYVDAASLGPGQELGEANIAHQTPFIIFFVFDSVALFISLAVVVVQTSVVVIERKAKKQMMAVINKLMWVACVLISVAFLALSFVVVGRAEQWLAVAVTIMGATILVTTIGTMLYWVIAHRLEAKRMRNIKRSSMSRSRSHSGSGLSEHEWVDEDFKKMYAI; encoded by the coding sequence ATGACGGTGGACGCGTCCAACACGACGGCGCTCAACACCGCGGCGACGCAGGGCCACATGGAGGTGGTGCGGCTGCTGCTGGAGGTGGACGGGACCCTGGCGCTGATCGCGCGGAGCAACGGCAAGACGGCGCTGCACTCGGCGGCGAGGAACGGGCACGTGCAGGTGGTGCGCGCGCTGCTGGAGGCGGAGCCCAGCATCGCGCTCCGGGTGGACAAGAAGGGGCAGACGGCGCTGCACATGGCCGCCAAGGGCACCAACCTCGACCTCGTGGACgcgctcctcgccgccgacccctCGCTGCTCAACCTCCCGGACAACAAGGGCAACACCGCGCTGCACATCGCCTCCCGCAAGGCGCGGCACCAGATCATCAAGCGTCTGCTCGAGCTGCCGGACACGAACCTCAAGGCGATCAACCGGGCCGCCGAGACGCCGCTGGACACGGCGGAGAAGATGGGCAACGGCGAGGTGGCCGGCGTGCTGACGGAGCACGGCGTGCAGTCGGCCCGCGCCCTGAGCCCCACGAGCGGCGGCAACCCGGCGCGCGAGCTGAAGCAGCAGGTGAGCGACATCAAGCACGAGGTGCACTCGCAGCTGGAGCAGACGCGGCAGACGCGGGTGCGGATGCAGGGGATCCAGAAGCGCATCAACAAGCTCCACGAGGAAGGGCTGAACAACGCCATCAACTCCACCACGGTGGTGGCTGTGCTGATCGCGACGGTGGCGTTCGCGGCCATCTTCACGGTGCCCGGCGAGTACGTGGACGCGGCCAGCCTGGGGCCGGGGCAGGAGCTGGGCGAGGCCAACATCGCCCACCAGACCCCCTTCATCATCTTCTTCGTGTTCGACTCGGTGGCGCTCTTCATCTCgctggcggtggtggtggtgcaGACGTCGGTGGTGGTGATCGAGCGGAAGGCCAAGAAGCAGATGATGGCGGTGATCAACAAGCTCATGTGGGTGGCCTGCGTGCTCATCAGCGTCGCCTTCCTGGCGCTGTCGTTCGTCGTCGTCGGGCGCGCGGAGCAGTGGCTGGCCGTCGCGGTCACCATCATGGGCGCCACCATCCTGGTCACCACCATCGGCACCATGCTCTACTGGGTCATCGCGCACCGGCTCGAGGCCAAGCGCATGCGCAACATCAAGCGCTCCTCGATGAGCCGCTCGCGCTCACACTCGGGGTCTGGGCTGTCGGAGCACGAGTGGGTCGACGAGGACTTCAAGAAAATGTACGCCATCTGA